The Phaeodactylum tricornutum CCAP 1055/1 PHATR_bd_19x34 genomic scaffold, whole genome shotgun sequence DNA segment TCTACCGTGTTCAACTCCTATACCTACATACTTACACAACTCACCTATACTTACCTCTCTACCTCCGCAACCAACATCCAATCAACCAACAACCaccatttcttctttggcgtcTCATTGTGTTTCCGTGTTCTGGTtgctcgtcctcgtcgtcgttggaaTGCTTCCCACCGCCGCTCCCTCGCGTCAACACACCACGCGCCCCATCGTGACGGGGACGTCCGTCCTCGGCATTGTCTACGATGGCGGCGTCCTCCTGGCAGCCGACACGCTCCTCAGTTACGGCAGTATGGCCAAGGATCAAAACGCGCGTCGCCTGCACGTCATTCCCGGTACGTTTACAATGATTGGCGCGTCCGGCGAGTACTCGGACTTTCAGAAAGTCTGTCAGATCCTCGAAGAAAAGGCGCTCGAAGAAACCCACACGTCCCTCATGGACAGCCTCTACGCGGATACCTCGCAGTCCATCACCGCCGCATCCACCTGGAACTATCTGCGTATGGTCATGTACGCGCGACGCAACAAAATGAACCCCTTCTGGAACGATATTCTCGTCGCCGGAACCGATCGGCAaggcaaacccttcttgggGATGGTGGATAAGATCGGAACCACCGTACAGGACAACTTCCTCGCCACGGGATTCGGATCCTACCTGGCCTTGCCCATTATGCGGGAAAAATGGCGCCCCGATCTTTCCGAAGGAGAAGCACGAGCTCTGCTCGAAGACTGCATGAAGGTACTCTTTTATCGCGACTGTCGGGCATCCTGCAAGATACAACTCGCCAAGTATGCCACCGAGTCTAAAGAGGCCATTGTCAGTGAACCCTATCAGTTGGAAACCTCCTGGGATGCCCCGTCTTTTGTGCAGCCCGTCGCCGATCTAGAAGGGGATGGGGGTTGGTGAAAATAAgggtaactgtaaacaagTACCTAGGAATACAACGACACCCTACTATTCCATTCAACGAATCAATGGATTTTCTCTGGAAAGTACGGTAGTAGAATAGCAGTTACCTTTGTGTCTGCATAAGTGTGCGTGCGTGCTCCGGTTTGGGAGTATTGCGTGCGGACAGCGCCAGTGGTATCCCCAAAAGCCAAGGCATGGGTCCCAAGTCAGGCTGCCACTGACCGACCTCCGGGAGCACAACGAGTCTTTTTGCCAGTTCGTCCGAACTCTTTCCCAATGTctcgctcacagtcaccacACCCACACGTCTCTTTATGGCTCCTGCTAGTCGTGCAGAGCAGATCGTGGTTCTGCTGCAGCAACAGAAAAACGAGTTGACGGCTAGCGGTGCGATTCTCTAGGGCGGCTCCCAAGAGTGCCCCCCGGGGCGCTGGGGGACGCAACACAGCCAGTGACTCACTCAGAGCCAGCGACTGGTTGAAATGCAAATGCGTCCGGACTGGTTGAAAATAAAAATCGCACCATTCCAACGGCATGGCTTGGATATCGCGGAGTCTAGTGTTTACTCGTAGGAGCTCAAGGACAGCCCGGGTACGCTGTTCTCGAGAAGACGTCGTAGTTTGAAAGCTAGTCCCGAAGAGCCATAACCGTTCCATAGAAGGATGCCGATGGAGTGCTTTCATCAACAATTTCCAAGGACCGTCCTCGATGTTATTGTTGGACAAATCCAAATGTATCAGTCCACGATTCTCGGGCAAAGCCTTTGCTAAATGCTCCCACACGGCTTGCGGCAAGCCCATATTACGTAGAGAGAAAAAGCGCAAACGTGAATTGTTGGCCAATCTTGATACCAAGCTTTGCGTGGCGTGTTCCGTCGCCCAGCAACGTGTCATATGGAATTGCACTGGCCCTTGGTTCCGTCCGAAGGCGTCTCCCAGTGACTGCAGAAAAGTGTCTTCTTCCGAACACCCAACGTGCACAAGTTCAACGTGATCAATGTTTGCTAAACACATCCCCAAGCCGCGACAGTGTGCCACACTCAACGTGAGGTATGCCAGACGAACATGACGAAACGCGTTCCGACGAAAACAACGTTGTAGCGAAGTTACCGATGCCAGAAGAGGAGCAGGAGCGGGGTCTGGTTGTTCGTACGAAATTGCAATGCCAGAAAATCCGTGAAAGGAAAGATGGAGTATATCATCTAGCGCGTCAGCTGCAAATTGCAAGGGTCCTCGTGTGTAGATGACCGCCGCCGCGTCGGACGAGGTTTGTGCGTGCGGTTTTGTGGTtgcagtagtagtagttgatgttgttgttgaaacTGCAATTGGTAGTGGTGGTAACGATGCAGAAAGCCCCTCAATTGCATAAGTTCTCTGATTCTGCTCCGGTGGTAGTTCCGAAACGACCCGGACACGATCGTATCTGGAAGATACCACGAAAGATTCTGGCCTCACCCACACGATTCCGTTTCGATTTAGAAATTCTCGGAACGTTTTCCATTCCAATCCCTGAAGAGCCAAACGCTCCAGACCTTCCAGCAACGTTACTTCGGTCGGAACGTCGAGTTCGTCAGGTTCCAATCGAGCGCGCAAAAAGCCAATCCGTGACGTGGCGGTATGCGGTATCACCATTTTGGATTGCCCAATTGAGCTGTTTGTCACCGGCAGGAAAGACCTTCAGAGCTCGGCAAGTAGCTGTAAGTAACTTTTGATGCCCTCTTCTGTTTTGCGAGTGACTAATGTCAGGCTGCTCGCCCGTCGTGGGGACGACTTGACAAGGAGGCAGTCTTCCGCCAAGTTCGCGACGAGGACAGTCAACCGTCACGGTGCCAGAATGTTACCACTCACGGACTAGTACATATAGAATGTCGGAAAGTCAGGGCGAAACGTTCTGTGCCGTATAGCATTTTACATTTCGTACATTTTTTCTGCAACGTCTGTGATAAGCGAATCCCGACGTTTGGTCATGATTTTCTTACGTATCAAAAGTACATATGGTAGGAGAGACGTGACGGTCACGTTTTTTACAACACAAGTTTACAAGAGTTGGCAGTACCGTTTTTGGCATCAGGAAATAAATACCTTGAATGTCGTAATCTAAGAAATTAAGGCTTGTAAACTACTTGTCGGTGAATCAACGGCCGTAagcaaaacacaaaaaaTGAACGAATGGAAACGGCTTCAACTTTCCAAAACGTTCCGAGGTTCAGCATGACGAATTCCTTTGGCTTCTCGATGTACCGCAACTTACATCAATCATCCCAACTGAAAAAGTGCTGCTGCATTtcgcactcacagtcagttcgGCTGACCGCTAATTGCACTCTTCATTCACGATGAGCAAGAATgatgattcacagtcagaatACGAACAAAGGAAAGAGTCTGATCCTCTGTTGACGAGAAGCGACGCCGACGATAGTACCCCACCCGATGAGCTACACTCTGGATTTCTCGCCACTTTCGCCGACGCCGTGACGGGCGGAATGGAAGTAATCGTAGAAGGTGTACAGAGCGGTACAGATACTATCGTCGAAGGTGCGCACGATATCGGGGAACGTGTACAAGAGACCACGTCCGAGTTTCAAGAAGCTGTTGTGGAGCAGTACAATGAAGTTAAGGAAACTTTTTTGGATGAACTACACGAAGCCGACGATGGCGACATGTACTTTCTAGACATGGCGCTAACACGAAATCTTTCTATTTTGCCCAGCGAGTTGAGAGAAAAGGCCCAGCAATTGGCCGGTCCGACTACAAAGATCGAACTCGATCTGGAGACGCTTACGTTAGTTGAAAAGGCAATTGACCCCTTAAAGCCTCCTTTGAGTGCATACGCTGGTTTAGCCTTGGCTGTTATTTCGCTTTCCTCTATCGGCCCGCTCCTTGCGCTGCAAAGTGATGTATCGGGTACGCTTAAAATTTTCTGGCGCATGTGCGGAACTGCGCTGGTACTGCTACCTCTCGCCATTTTGGAATTACGTACTAGTGGTTTCCCCCGACTAACGCAACCTCAATGGTGCacctttcttgttgcaacCGCGTGCTATGTCACTATGGGCGTTGGCTTTGCGTTGGCTCTTTCCTATACGTCTGTGGGCAATGCGGTTATACTAGCGAATTCCCAGGCACTCATGCTGCTTATGGGAAACTTGTGTGTGGGTGCGCCCGTATCATATTTGGAGGGGGTTGGGGCACTGGTGGCCTTTACTGGCGCCGTGCTCTGTTCCAAGGATTCTTCTGAAGACGGATcggttgctgctgctccCGGAAATACTTTCTTTGGGGATTTTCTGGCTCTATTATCCGGAATGGGCGGCGTGGGCTACCTGGTATTCGCAAAAACTAGTCGATCCAATATGAGTTTATTCTTGTTtacatttttgacaatgTCGATCGGCTGCCTTATGATAATTCCATTTCAAATCATTGTACTTCGGGAAAAGGTGACACTGGGGATGAATCCCAGAACTGGCCTCCTCGGTTTTTTAAACTGGACCCCCGATCGATTGCAGTTGGAGATTATCATGGTCTTGGTCTGTAATGTCTGTGGTACAATGGGATACGTTCGAGCTATGCAGTTTTTCGACAGTCTCGTGATATCAGTGGCCGGCTTGATGGAACCGGTCGTGGCCGAATTCATGGCGTTTTTCCTGAACGTCGGTATATTACCAGGTTCGCAAGGTTGGCTCGGCAACTTCCTTGTTGCTGTGGGGACACTAGCCGTTGTATTCCCGACAGACAAGAAAGGGGGGCCGACTGGTCATTAACGCTCACATTTGGGCAACATTGAATGGGGAAAAACTACCTCTGGAAATCTAGAAAAGTAGTCAAACCGTTTGGAACCAAAACGTCTCATCCTTCGCCCTCGGATTGTCGACCACCACTTACTTGCCGGTAGTATTTGTTCTCTTGGATCGCATCGCAAATTTCTTGTAAGGGGGCTAATCGAAATCAGTCGTTCTCGCCACTCCAGAGGAATCTGGTCACAGCAAACAACTCTGTTCACCAGCTGCGACTTCGGCCAGAACGTTTCTCAAATGAGATATGTGCTCACACTATGATCCAGCcgttttcacagtcagcaatcGAGTCTTGTTCATTCACAGATTTCATTCCTGCGTTTTTTACAAGCCGGTAAAATACGATTCTTCATAAGTGTAAACTCTTGAGTCATTTCTAAATATCAATTTATTCCCTATTCATCTCTCTGTTTCATTTGTCCCCTATTTTCTATTTGATCTTCTGTTGCAGTTCCAAGAGCACAACTTTCAGCCGACACATCCGATATATGACAATGGATGGTGCCATTACCCTTTACACGTCCATCGCAGCTCACGAGGAGTCCGATCGGATGCGTGAAGCTCTCCAACAAGGTGGATTTCCCTACCAAGAAAAGGACGTGTCAACAAAACCAGGTAAAAAAGTTACGAGTAACGGGAATCAACTCTCCGGCACTGTCGATAACTGAACCACTCATTTTTCCTCTATCTTTATTCACCAATCTGCATAGAATATCAGACCGAGCTGATCATCCGCTTTGGTGGCGAAGTCACGTTTCCTGGAGTGCAGTTCAAGGATACATGGATTTCAAATCCAAGCGACGTTCAAGACGAATTGAGTAAGCAAGTTGTTGATCACCTTTTGGGTGGTAGCTCCGACAATGAGTCCACGGTAGCTAAACGGGACTTGAAATTTCAGCCTACCGCCAAATCTGAACACGTGTCCACCACGGAGAGCTGGATTAGCGGGAAAACGTCCGAAAGCAGCACTCTCGCCAATTTCGTTCTTCCCAACGGAAACGCTGTCACTGTGGGAGCGCTTCTACGCCTCTTGCTTCGTGCTATGACTCACAGGTGTGAGCTCCAAGACGGTAAGCCATACTACTACTTTCGGGGCTATGAGGGCATCGAGTTGTGGTCCATATTGTTCTTCGACGAGCACGACGAGCTGAAAGCCACACAATTTGGCAATTTGTTGATCGACCGCGGTCTCGTTCATAATTATACGCCAAAATGTGAAAAACTGGCCCACTCTTTCCTTGTTTTGCAGCCTCTTCAAGAACCACGTGTTTTGAACACGTTCGTAAAGTGGCCGTCTCCTTCCGACGAACGATCTGATCGAGACGAAGACCCGATGGACGTTATTTTACGCCTTTCTCGTCTCATGGATGACATTTGCAGTGCGACCGACTACCGTGAAAATCTGCCTCTTTTTCACGCTCTGGAGGAGGCAGTTTGCCAGCTACAGACAACTCGGTTTCCAGACTCTCCAGTTGAAAAGGTAACGTTCGGCATTAATCTTTTCAACCTTGTTGTGCGCCATGGAATGATCGTGGCCGGAGAACGCAATTGGACGTGGCCTCAAGCGCTTTCGGAAGTTCCACCATTTTTTTCGAAGATTGGATACAACGTTGCGGGAGAATGGATCAACCTTGCCGATCTACAGGCGTCTCTCTATGGTCAACCGGGAGCTCGGGCTCCTAGCATTTATCAGCCAAGACGACCGCTGTGGAAACGTTTGCAACTCTGTAACGGAATTTATCCTGATACTGACTTGCACTACGATGCCCCGATTGTTCGTACCGATACACGCATCCTTTTGGCAACGACCTGGGGAACGTATTCATCTCCGGGTGTTTCCACCCTTTATCCCAATCGACTGGAAGAAGGGCTCCAAACGGCAGCTGAGGCATATTGTCAACGTCATGTAATTGTGTGCGCGTCTGGTCAGGTCAGCTTGCCGTCTTTGTTGTCATGGCATCGGCACGATTTCGGACAAGGCACGCCCGACCACGTTATGATGGATATTCTCCCGTACCTATCCGTCATTCAACTTCGCCAAATTGAAGACCATCGCAATACGGGTAGCCTACGCGCTGTATTTGATTCAGATTTTGACTGGAATTGCGGAATATATTTGTCCACGAGTGACGCTAACCTTAGTGTACGTCAGCAAGAAATGCCACTGTCATCAAATGAATGTGACGCCGAGATTCTTCCAGAGCAAGCCCAGGTCGGCGCCGTTAAGAAAGCGCCACAAACGCATGCTTTTGAACCTTCTGATTCTCCGGGCAATATCCTCCGTCCACGGTTGGCTAATAGCGGCCGCAAGGCATCATCTCGAGGTTTGCGGCGTTTGGCGGGACGTCAGCCTTCGACGGGAGAGTTTCAGATGTTTCCTCCCGGTCGAAATGTTGGAAAGGTTCCAGACAACTCTTGGGTTGGTTCAGTCGATGGGGATCCCtgtgacaatgacgacgacggacaCTCATTTTTTCAATCGGTGGTTTCGGATGTTACGTACGGATCCGATTTTTATACTTTGCTTGGGACAAGATCTCACCGTCGATTGAATGTATAACCTTACATGTGATTATAATTTTCTGTCCAATCTTCTTGTCTGTTTACCTGAAGTTACAGTTTTGGCTGGCTTACAGTTTTTAGTTGTCTAGTACGGTGGCGAATGTTTGCAGATTTATTCAAAGGTTAGGAGCAGCCGAACAGACAGCTGCCATTTGGACTTGTACCTTGTACAGTAATCAATCAAAAGCTCTGCAAAAAACTATCTGCTGCAGGATCAAAGTAGTGTGCGCATACAGAAGGTAACCACCTCCTGAAGCTGAGAGCATGTGAAAAAACAGTGTGTGCATATGTGGTCCAAAAAAGGGGAAATGCCATTGACGTTACATGCGTAATGTACATGGTCTCTAACCGAGTACTTTCCACTTTTACATACACGTGCCGTATACGCAGGTTTTCCCACTTTTGTAGATCTCTGttttttgagaaaattcgctaactgtaaaggggattagaaaacccctacgtcaagaggtacatgaggggttcatatccctaagtctatcagataagtctataatcttgtgcTTTAtgcctttggtcgtctacgaaagtatgcgggatccttttcggttccttagacgattctagcccgttattgttgcagttttctagtttatcagacccagtagttctatgctgaggtagcgggatcaaaggtagtgttttcgtagtgttttcgagtgtttgaagtgatcgctgattccgattgtgcctggggaggtagggcaaaatacctggcttttcatgtcgttgttaagttgccgaagcctgcagaggcctggaatatactgccagtttctcgtagtggtccacgtgatagacgtgttgatcggttactgggtttcgtatccgtctaacggtctgaaacgaggcaaaatctccatggttggacgcatccatgaatctcttcatctatcaaagaaggtgcattgcacaaaattgtattgtttgctaaatgctcgggttttgagcgtcattcatATGTtgatgataagtagtatgcttatatgaagcagttacttatgcaacaattattatcggaattataccgcaaggtagtcgcggatcctccactctgatagatattggttaaatatctcgaacggatgagagcgacagctgttttgAGTTCGCTAGAGTTCGTTGtgtacttattgtatggtaatgaaacggtactcgttatcgatatcatttattcaagtctatatgtgaaattcacatttgatgacatcaatgatcaataattctcgtgttcacgtggcgtgagaacactgaatgttcgaaaccaactaacggaattttatgagtttgtgatacaggaagaaagaagaaagttgaccatggcagccgctttagctcaagtttgaaatgctttacaagcaattggtattgttgatgttgaacagcgtgatgccattactgattcgattacgtctatggatgttttcgagattgcgacggatgattttatcaaggatatgtgtaagaatattcgtcgtcccgggggtacactcccgaatcctaatgcggaagaaccaggagcaccggctgtgattcctcgcaatggtgttgcgatttcacccactgcggaggagcgtcttatcttgttggcgtactatgttcgtcatttgaagcgcacttctcggccttatccagttcagtttaatccggcgcgtatttactcaatgattgagattaagaagcgcgaaaaggaagataaagaGTTGGTAAAAGACCTCACGGCTCCtactcagattgaagatttaaagaagattcgtgatgcgtttgagaatattgcggagtacttgctgcaaattcgaggaacaacaggagtcccactTGCTTATGttattcgtgaagaggaagaggttccagagggtccagacaataattatcaggatgcgttcgaagaaatgattgctcgcagtcctcatgatgaagagtcttatgcggcagacaatgctcaggtgtggaccattattcgtagttgtactcatggaggtccggcttggagttgggtgtcgtcgtattcaagagctcgaaacggtcgtgcggcgtggtttgccttgcgttcgcattatttgggaccgacaaatcagtcgaagatcatgacacaagctgaaggggaccttgaatCGAAGTTTTATGTCGGAGAGCGTTGTGGTTTTACTTTTGAGCGTTTTgcagagattcatcagcaagcgcacacagatatggaagagtttggagaacctttgacggaggcagccaaagttcgaAAATTTTTTAAACGTATTCAGGCACCatttctaaattctgcagttgccactgtttgtgctaacccatctttgaaaaatgattttgaagcaacagtgaattttctgagtgaatttattgaagaacagaatcaggctcagcttcgaaatatttcgtcatgttgatctggtcgtggtcgagggcaaggtaaagggtcaggacgtggtaataaaggtcgtggtggtcgtggtggaaacaagggtgttttcaacaagggatCTACCAatggtatggtggatagatattatacttttgatgaatacaagaccatgaatgcaGAACAAAAGCGCCATTTGCATACTTTacgtgaagaagctggtggaaagcgtcgaaatcatctggtgttaattctaaggacaatgatgacaaaAAGAAGTCGAAGATCAGTCACGATGATACGAATTCTCTTACATCAAAGTCATTGGCAGGACAAAGCAtgtcacagagaaattcttgacaattaccgAAAGTGTTGGTTGTGTCTACATGTCctatttctatacagtcacttgagagtgcaatactatcacacgcggagttagattctcacgcggatacatgttgtgttggttgacacgcttatatatttcaagAAACCTCTCAAacagttgatgtttctgcgtttttatctacatttggtcaagcccggtctgtaccaattgtctctgctgcatttgcttttgatcatccttacacatatgagacatttattttagttattcatcaggctttacattttcctacaatggaacatgctttgttaaatccgaatcaaattcgattaaGTGATGTCGAAGTgaatgattgtccccgatttttgtcggaaaagcttacGGAGTTATCGCATTtgatttatttcccgaaagacgatgtgaggttaccattatcattagatggagtcatttcttacttaccagtccgcaagccgtctgcggaggagtttcgaaattttcacaagttgaaccttacttatgaaagtccaatttgggatccgtatttgacagatttttctcgtcaggaggagaagttcaccgatagtaagggtgcgttggtaacgagaaattctgcacatgcgaacattcaaatggttaCAACGAGAGACagtacagtatcaatggTTTTATCATCTGTTTCGATGTCGTTGGAAGGcaaacatttgattgatgaacttgaaaagacttATAATGTTAGTGTTgcacagtcgtcgaattacaggtataaggtaacgccagaagagttggcgaAACGATGGAACATTGGTTTATCGACAGCGAAGCGAACATTACTCGcaacgactcagagaggggtcaaagacattgctagtCGATTGTTAGCaaagagagtgaaaccagtcactgcaCAGTTGAGATATTGTCACTTGCGCACGAGTTTATATACGGATacgatgttttcgaatgtcgtctcgtctcgaggaaattcttgtgctcaaatttatGTGAACAATGTTGACTGGACACGTGCTTACCCGATGAAGTCGAAAGGTCAGGCTCACAatacgttggatttgttatttcatcgtgagggagttccagctgaaattatttcagatggtgccaaagaatttgctcaaggagagttcagacgaaaggttcgtgctgcaggagctcatgctAAAGAAATTGAGCCATATTCACCGTGGTTGAATCGAGCAGAaaccgcaatcaaagcattgaagcgaATGACGAATACAGCTATGTCGAAATCGCGGGCATCTGTACAattgtgggatatttgcttggagttgcaatgtttgatttgatcgtcaattgcgcataatatttacgcattgaacgacgacgtcccgaaGACGGCAGTATCGggagatacaacggatattagTCATTTATGCGAGTttgcatggtatgattgggtatggtatttggatccagttgactttc contains these protein-coding regions:
- a CDS encoding predicted protein, producing the protein MLPTAAPSRQHTTRPIVTGTSVLGIVYDGGVLLAADTLLSYGSMAKDQNARRLHVIPGTFTMIGASGEYSDFQKVCQILEEKALEETHTSLMDSLYADTSQSITAASTWNYLRMVMYARRNKMNPFWNDILVAGTDRQGKPFLGMVDKIGTTVQDNFLATGFGSYLALPIMREKWRPDLSEGEARALLEDCMKVLFYRDCRASCKIQLAKYATESKEAIVSEPYQLETSWDAPSFVQPVADLEGDGGW
- a CDS encoding predicted protein; this translates as MSKNDDSQSEYEQRKESDPLLTRSDADDSTPPDELHSGFLATFADAVTGGMEVIVEGVQSGTDTIVEGAHDIGERVQETTSEFQEAVVEQYNEVKETFLDELHEADDGDMYFLDMALTRNLSILPSELREKAQQLAGPTTKIELDLETLTLVEKAIDPLKPPLSAYAGLALAVISLSSIGPLLALQSDVSGTLKIFWRMCGTALVLLPLAILELRTSGFPRLTQPQWCTFLVATACYVTMGVGFALALSYTSVGNAVILANSQALMLLMGNLCVGAPVSYLEGVGALVAFTGAVLCSKDSSEDGSVAAAPGNTFFGDFLALLSGMGGVGYLVFAKTSRSNMSLFLFTFLTMSIGCLMIIPFQIIVLREKVTLGMNPRTGLLGFLNWTPDRLQLEIIMVLVCNVCGTMGYVRAMQFFDSLVISVAGLMEPVVAEFMAFFLNVGILPGSQGWLGNFLVAVGTLAVVFPTDKKGGPTGH
- a CDS encoding predicted protein, which gives rise to MDGAITLYTSIAAHEESDRMREALQQGGFPYQEKDVSTKPEYQTELIIRFGGEVTFPGVQFKDTWISNPSDVQDELSKQVVDHLLGGSSDNESTVAKRDLKFQPTAKSEHVSTTESWISGKTSESSTLANFVLPNGNAVTVGALLRLLLRAMTHRCELQDGKPYYYFRGYEGIELWSILFFDEHDELKATQFGNLLIDRGLVHNYTPKCEKLAHSFLVLQPLQEPRVLNTFVKWPSPSDERSDRDEDPMDVILRLSRLMDDICSATDYRENLPLFHALEEAVCQLQTTRFPDSPVEKVTFGINLFNLVVRHGMIVAGERNWTWPQALSEVPPFFSKIGYNVAGEWINLADLQASLYGQPGARAPSIYQPRRPLWKRLQLCNGIYPDTDLHYDAPIVRTDTRILLATTWGTYSSPGVSTLYPNRLEEGLQTAAEAYCQRHVIVCASGQVSLPSLLSWHRHDFGQGTPDHVMMDILPYLSVIQLRQIEDHRNTGSLRAVFDSDFDWNCGIYLSTSDANLSVRQQEMPLSSNECDAEILPEQAQVGAVKKAPQTHAFEPSDSPGNILRPRLANSGRKASSRGLRRLAGRQPSTGEFQMFPPGRNVGKVPDNSWVGSVDGDPCDNDDDGHSFFQSVVSDVTYGSDFYTLLGTRSHRRLNV